The Algoriphagus sanaruensis genome window below encodes:
- a CDS encoding alpha-amylase family glycosyl hydrolase: protein MTTELFLQEKINELLEIHQLDALKKDQAFVDRLWNHLPKIHRLFGEIYASHHQAEPQFIELISSLIKAYQSRESSLKKRDAEKAKQDGWFLSNQLAGMSLYVDRFAGNLKKMPEKLTHLEELGVNFLHLMPIFQSPEGESDGGYAVSDFRTVDSRFGSLEDLIALRKKMHSKGMNLMLDIVLNHTSHHHEWAQKAKQGDPYYRDFFYTYPDRWMPDEFDRSMPEIFPEAAPGNFTWSEEMGRWVMTVFHRYQWDLNYTNPVVFKEMMDTVLFYGNLGVDLLRIDAPAFIWKQPGTSCQNLPEAHTLLRLIKQCVLVATPGMAILGEAIVAPKEIMKYFGTGEFIAQECDFAYNATQMALQWDMLASGETKVMLAAQHEILQKPYGTSWITYTRCHDDIGLGYDDYMIAHAGKEPYQHRKFLKEYYSYSGDQWMSPARGALFSSNPKTGDARISGTLASLCGLEKALIEGNGPAIDQSIQKILMMQAHSIFLGGLPMLFYGDEVGYTNDYSFQNDPGKYYDNRWMHRPIIDWEKVNRKKVDGTVENQLFEGTKKLLSIRKSQDVFADLSNITWMSPHNIHVAGFVRRKGNDRVYCLFNFSDRAAYLTWYAFKEQGEGATALWDLWGEKIHTIGADNEYLILPPYGFCIMTPQG, encoded by the coding sequence TTTGTAGACCGGCTTTGGAACCATTTACCTAAAATTCATAGGCTTTTTGGGGAGATTTATGCCTCTCACCATCAGGCCGAACCCCAGTTTATTGAGCTGATTTCAAGTTTGATTAAAGCCTATCAATCACGTGAAAGTTCTCTCAAGAAACGTGATGCTGAAAAAGCCAAGCAAGATGGTTGGTTTCTAAGCAATCAATTAGCTGGGATGAGTTTATACGTGGATCGCTTTGCCGGGAATTTGAAAAAAATGCCGGAAAAGCTGACGCACCTGGAGGAGTTAGGGGTAAATTTTCTCCACCTCATGCCCATTTTTCAAAGTCCAGAAGGTGAAAGTGATGGAGGATATGCGGTATCTGATTTCCGAACAGTCGACTCAAGGTTTGGATCTTTAGAAGACCTTATCGCGCTTCGCAAAAAGATGCACAGCAAAGGCATGAATCTAATGTTGGATATTGTGCTGAATCATACTTCTCACCATCACGAGTGGGCGCAGAAAGCCAAGCAAGGAGATCCATATTACCGAGACTTTTTCTATACCTATCCAGACCGGTGGATGCCAGATGAATTTGACCGAAGTATGCCTGAGATTTTCCCAGAGGCAGCTCCCGGCAATTTTACTTGGTCAGAAGAAATGGGTCGATGGGTAATGACGGTGTTCCACCGGTATCAGTGGGATTTGAATTACACCAATCCCGTTGTTTTCAAGGAAATGATGGATACGGTATTGTTTTACGGGAATTTGGGGGTGGATCTTCTCCGCATCGATGCACCAGCCTTTATCTGGAAACAGCCAGGTACTTCCTGCCAAAACTTGCCGGAAGCGCATACTTTGCTTCGATTGATCAAGCAATGTGTACTGGTAGCTACTCCTGGAATGGCGATTTTGGGTGAGGCTATCGTGGCTCCAAAGGAAATCATGAAGTATTTCGGTACGGGAGAATTCATAGCTCAGGAATGTGATTTTGCTTACAATGCCACTCAAATGGCCTTGCAATGGGATATGTTGGCTTCGGGCGAGACCAAAGTAATGCTTGCCGCCCAACACGAAATTCTTCAGAAACCTTACGGTACTTCTTGGATTACCTATACCCGATGCCATGATGATATTGGCTTGGGATACGATGACTACATGATTGCCCATGCAGGCAAAGAACCCTATCAGCATCGTAAATTTTTGAAAGAATACTATTCTTATTCTGGAGATCAATGGATGAGTCCTGCTCGTGGTGCGCTTTTTTCCTCTAATCCGAAAACTGGCGATGCCAGAATTAGCGGTACGCTTGCATCCTTGTGTGGATTAGAAAAGGCCTTGATTGAAGGAAATGGTCCAGCCATTGATCAAAGCATTCAAAAAATCCTAATGATGCAGGCGCATTCCATTTTCTTGGGCGGATTACCGATGCTATTTTATGGAGACGAAGTGGGCTATACCAATGATTATAGCTTCCAAAATGATCCTGGTAAATATTACGACAATCGATGGATGCACCGTCCTATCATTGATTGGGAAAAAGTAAACCGGAAAAAGGTAGATGGTACCGTCGAGAATCAACTCTTTGAAGGGACTAAAAAGCTACTTTCCATTCGAAAATCTCAGGATGTTTTTGCGGATTTGAGCAATATCACCTGGATGAGTCCGCACAATATTCATGTTGCAGGATTTGTTCGCCGAAAAGGGAATGACCGGGTGTACTGCCTGTTTAATTTCAGCGATCGTGCAGCCTATCTCACCTGGTATGCCTTTAAAGAGCAAGGAGAGGGAGCCACAGCGCTCTGGGATCTTTGGGGAGAAAAAATTCATACCATTGGAGCAGATAATGAATACTTGATCTTGCCTCCTTATGGATTCTGCATCATGACGCCGCAGGGTTAA
- a CDS encoding zinc-binding dehydrogenase — translation MSSTKIPAVVNYSEQKHSVEIREIPVPEIGEEDILLEVENVGVCGSDLHQWTSDHSWPVNYPVVMGHEFGGKIAALGSRVSGWKVGDRVVSETAAVIDSLNPMSKVGLYNLDPTRKGFGYGVNGAMTRFVRVPARCLHNVPENLSFEEACLTEPCCVAFNALVGNSHIKPGDRVIVIGPGTIGILCAAVARLCGAEVAVLGLEADRGRLEIAKNAYGCDPLIGEDVAEAWARKRDGLGADLIVDAAGHSITLRTAMKLVRPNGQITKVGWGPQPLNFSIDPIVQKNVRLQGSFSHNWPIWERVIALLASGALNVKPIIGGVWSITDWHEAFEKMHTGQIVKAVLKPV, via the coding sequence ATGTCCAGCACCAAAATACCCGCCGTAGTCAACTACTCCGAGCAAAAGCATTCAGTAGAAATTCGTGAAATCCCTGTCCCTGAAATCGGCGAGGAAGATATCCTTCTTGAGGTCGAAAATGTCGGTGTTTGCGGCAGTGACTTGCATCAGTGGACTTCTGACCACAGTTGGCCGGTAAATTATCCGGTGGTCATGGGGCACGAGTTTGGAGGGAAAATAGCCGCTTTGGGCTCCCGTGTATCAGGCTGGAAAGTCGGAGATCGAGTGGTCTCTGAAACTGCTGCCGTAATCGACTCCCTTAATCCTATGAGTAAAGTCGGGCTCTACAATTTAGACCCAACTCGAAAAGGATTTGGCTATGGAGTCAATGGAGCCATGACCCGGTTTGTGCGGGTGCCAGCAAGATGCTTACACAACGTCCCCGAGAATTTATCCTTTGAAGAAGCCTGCCTGACCGAACCCTGTTGTGTCGCTTTCAATGCCTTGGTGGGTAATTCCCACATCAAACCTGGAGATCGGGTCATTGTGATCGGGCCTGGAACAATCGGGATTCTATGTGCTGCCGTAGCCCGACTCTGCGGAGCTGAAGTGGCAGTCTTGGGATTAGAGGCAGATCGAGGTAGATTAGAAATTGCTAAAAATGCCTACGGCTGTGATCCATTAATTGGGGAAGATGTGGCAGAAGCTTGGGCGAGGAAAAGAGATGGACTAGGAGCTGATCTGATCGTGGACGCTGCAGGACATAGCATTACCTTAAGGACTGCGATGAAACTTGTCCGCCCCAATGGGCAAATTACCAAAGTTGGATGGGGACCACAGCCTCTAAATTTTTCCATTGATCCTATTGTTCAGAAAAATGTGCGCCTTCAGGGGAGCTTTAGTCACAACTGGCCAATCTGGGAGCGAGTGATTGCATTACTGGCCAGTGGGGCTTTAAACGTGAAGCCGATTATTGGTGGGGTTTGGTCGATTACTGATTGGCACGAGGCATTTGAAAAAATGCATACTGGACAAATTGTAAAAGCAGTATTAAAGCCAGTTTAA
- a CDS encoding orotidine 5'-phosphate decarboxylase / HUMPS family protein: protein MTPIVQISLDLTNIDEALETAALALRAGVDWLEAGTPLILAEGLHGVRKLREAFPGTPIVADLKTMDGGYLEAEMMAKAGATHVVVMARAHAETIKCVVQAGKDFGVKVMGDNMICPDMVEGAKFLEDLGCDYVIHHIGYDERRGIAAAGHRMPSPLDQLREVVAAVNIPVQAVGGLSLEQAIQCPQYGAPLVVLGAPLTIDADSFKTADGDLEISLRMICEAIHAQTTVFPSNS, encoded by the coding sequence ATGACCCCGATTGTCCAGATCTCCTTGGATCTGACCAATATTGACGAAGCTCTTGAAACTGCTGCTCTGGCGCTTCGAGCTGGAGTGGATTGGCTGGAAGCTGGTACCCCTTTAATTCTTGCAGAAGGTCTTCATGGCGTTCGAAAACTTCGTGAAGCTTTTCCCGGAACTCCCATTGTTGCTGATCTGAAAACCATGGATGGAGGTTATCTAGAGGCCGAAATGATGGCTAAAGCTGGAGCTACCCACGTGGTGGTCATGGCTCGAGCCCATGCCGAAACGATAAAATGTGTGGTCCAAGCAGGTAAAGATTTTGGCGTAAAAGTCATGGGAGATAACATGATTTGTCCCGATATGGTGGAGGGAGCTAAGTTTTTGGAAGATCTGGGTTGTGATTATGTGATTCATCACATTGGTTATGATGAGCGAAGGGGAATTGCTGCAGCAGGTCATCGAATGCCAAGTCCGCTCGATCAACTTCGTGAAGTTGTAGCTGCGGTGAATATCCCTGTTCAGGCTGTCGGAGGTCTTTCTCTGGAGCAGGCAATCCAATGCCCACAATATGGAGCCCCACTGGTTGTATTAGGCGCGCCGCTGACTATTGATGCCGATTCTTTCAAGACTGCAGATGGAGATCTCGAAATATCCCTCAGAATGATCTGTGAAGCCATCCATGCCCAAACCACCGTTTTCCCCTCTAACTCATAA
- a CDS encoding SDR family NAD(P)-dependent oxidoreductase has translation MRLKDKVIIVTGSTTGIGKAIAKRCVAEGAKVVLHGLEGFLGEEVLDEIGAENAVFHQEDISVEACPERLVKLAVDHFGKLDAVVNNAAWVIQSNIENTDRAFLQKVLDINAVSPFLLIQAALPELAKNQGCVLNIGSVNAWSGEPNLLAYSISKGALMTLTRNLGDSLMRDQGIRVNQINPGWVLTEREKERKRDHGLSETWFEDLPKMYAPAGRILWPEEIAAACVYWLSDEAGPISGQVVDLEQYPMIGRNAPKDTSTIH, from the coding sequence ATGCGACTCAAAGACAAAGTCATTATCGTCACTGGAAGTACTACAGGTATCGGAAAAGCCATTGCCAAACGATGTGTGGCTGAAGGTGCCAAGGTGGTTTTACATGGTTTGGAAGGCTTTCTGGGAGAAGAAGTTTTAGATGAAATTGGGGCTGAAAATGCCGTTTTTCACCAAGAAGATATTTCTGTGGAAGCTTGCCCGGAGCGCTTGGTCAAATTGGCAGTAGACCACTTTGGAAAGTTGGATGCGGTGGTCAACAATGCTGCTTGGGTGATCCAATCCAATATTGAAAATACTGACCGGGCATTTCTCCAAAAAGTCCTGGACATCAATGCTGTTTCTCCTTTTTTGCTAATTCAAGCTGCCCTTCCCGAACTCGCTAAAAATCAAGGCTGCGTACTCAATATCGGTTCGGTCAATGCATGGAGTGGCGAACCTAATTTGCTTGCCTATTCGATTTCTAAGGGGGCATTGATGACCTTGACCCGAAATCTGGGCGATTCCTTGATGCGAGATCAGGGCATTCGTGTCAACCAAATCAATCCAGGCTGGGTCTTGACTGAGCGGGAAAAAGAACGCAAAAGGGATCATGGTCTTTCCGAAACTTGGTTTGAAGATCTACCCAAAATGTATGCTCCTGCAGGTCGGATTCTCTGGCCGGAGGAAATTGCTGCTGCTTGTGTGTATTGGCTTTCAGATGAGGCAGGTCCAATTTCAGGTCAAGTAGTCGATCTCGAACAATATCCTATGATCGGGCGAAATGCCCCAAAAGACACTTCAACAATCCACTGA
- a CDS encoding SMP-30/gluconolactonase/LRE family protein, producing MQPYHFTTIPSQCFLGEGPLWIAELGCFFWVDIEKGNLHRYHLNSETLEVRHFPHRLAVVLEGQNAKLILGLDRKLVRYDWETQDIEELCEVEEDLGLNRFNDGKVDPQGRIWIGTLSTLFTEGAGSLYRIGADLKPLTKLNNLTISNGMAWTVDQRTFYFIDTPTKKIQEFAFDPETGAIEFRRIAVEISEGLGFPDGMCLDREGMLWVAHYAGSGVYRWDPNTGQLLDKIELQVPHVTSCCFGGENLDMMLITTAQENLTSDDLKKYPQSGDVFLVNVEVGGFESNPAMI from the coding sequence TTGCAACCTTACCACTTTACAACCATCCCTTCTCAGTGTTTTTTGGGCGAAGGCCCGCTTTGGATCGCCGAGCTCGGCTGTTTCTTTTGGGTAGATATCGAAAAGGGCAACCTGCATCGCTATCATTTGAATTCAGAAACCCTAGAAGTCCGTCACTTTCCACATCGATTGGCGGTTGTGCTAGAGGGACAAAATGCTAAATTGATTCTGGGTTTGGATCGAAAGCTGGTTCGTTACGATTGGGAAACTCAAGACATCGAAGAGCTCTGTGAGGTGGAAGAAGATTTGGGCTTGAATCGTTTCAATGACGGTAAGGTTGATCCTCAAGGCAGAATCTGGATCGGGACGCTCAGTACACTTTTCACCGAAGGTGCGGGTTCCTTGTATCGAATTGGAGCGGATCTGAAACCTCTAACTAAATTGAACAACCTGACCATTTCCAATGGAATGGCTTGGACGGTTGATCAAAGGACGTTTTACTTTATCGATACACCTACCAAGAAGATTCAGGAATTTGCCTTTGATCCAGAAACGGGAGCCATTGAATTTCGACGAATTGCCGTTGAGATTTCGGAGGGATTGGGCTTTCCAGACGGGATGTGCTTGGATCGGGAAGGGATGCTTTGGGTGGCGCATTATGCGGGTTCGGGCGTGTACCGCTGGGATCCGAATACGGGCCAACTTTTGGACAAAATCGAATTACAGGTTCCCCACGTGACTTCTTGTTGTTTTGGAGGAGAAAATCTGGATATGATGTTGATTACTACAGCTCAAGAAAATCTGACATCGGATGATCTTAAAAAATATCCTCAGAGTGGGGATGTATTTTTGGTGAACGTGGAGGTAGGAGGATTTGAGTCGAATCCGGCGATGATTTAA
- a CDS encoding phenylalanine--tRNA ligase subunit alpha produces MYQEKIEAIKAAIAAADASTPDQLEAYRMEFISKKSVVGELFAAMGQIPNEEKRAYGQLVNGVKQLAEEKFQELIEKVNASNKKSKTADIDLTLPPSNVALGGIHPLTATRQRIIEIFERIGFNLSEGPEIEDDWHNFTALNFPENHPAREMQDTFFIEKNPDIALRTHTSSVQVRVMENQKPPIRTLSPGRVYRNEAISARAHCIFHQVEGLYVDENVGFADLKNTLYHFAKEMFGKETKVRFRPSFFPFTEPSAEIDISCLICGGKGCNVCKGSGWVEIGGSGMVNPNVLENCGIDSKKYTGFAFGMGIERIAMLKYQIKDLRLFTENDVRFLRQFRPML; encoded by the coding sequence ATGTATCAGGAAAAAATCGAAGCCATTAAAGCGGCAATAGCCGCTGCTGACGCCAGTACCCCAGACCAACTCGAAGCTTACCGTATGGAGTTTATCTCCAAAAAAAGTGTGGTAGGTGAACTTTTTGCCGCCATGGGTCAAATTCCCAATGAAGAAAAGCGTGCCTATGGTCAGTTGGTCAACGGCGTGAAGCAATTGGCCGAGGAGAAATTTCAGGAATTGATCGAAAAGGTCAATGCAAGTAATAAGAAGTCAAAAACGGCAGACATTGATCTGACGCTTCCTCCTTCCAATGTGGCCTTGGGAGGCATTCACCCGCTTACGGCAACCCGCCAGCGAATCATCGAGATCTTTGAGCGTATCGGATTCAACCTATCCGAAGGTCCGGAGATCGAGGACGATTGGCATAATTTTACCGCGCTGAACTTCCCTGAAAATCACCCTGCACGCGAAATGCAGGATACCTTTTTCATTGAAAAGAATCCAGATATCGCCCTTAGAACTCACACTTCCTCTGTGCAAGTTCGAGTGATGGAAAATCAAAAACCTCCCATCCGAACCCTTTCACCAGGGAGAGTTTACCGAAACGAAGCAATTTCTGCCCGTGCGCACTGCATCTTCCATCAGGTCGAAGGACTCTATGTAGATGAAAATGTGGGTTTCGCGGACTTGAAAAATACGCTTTACCATTTCGCCAAGGAGATGTTTGGTAAAGAGACCAAAGTACGATTCCGTCCTTCTTTCTTCCCTTTCACCGAACCAAGCGCGGAAATCGACATTTCCTGCCTGATCTGCGGAGGAAAAGGCTGCAACGTGTGCAAAGGAAGTGGCTGGGTAGAAATTGGCGGCTCGGGCATGGTTAATCCCAATGTGCTTGAAAACTGCGGAATCGACTCCAAAAAATACACAGGCTTTGCTTTCGGAATGGGGATCGAGCGAATTGCGATGCTGAAATATCAGATCAAAGATTTGCGATTGTTTACAGAAAATGATGTGAGATTCTTGCGGCAGTTTAGGCCGATGTTATAG
- a CDS encoding sugar phosphate isomerase/epimerase family protein, with the protein MPKLAAFPKAFMQQLCKDGSMKIADWVKLAAPLQIDGLEWYAGFLEMADEKNWSKFRRMVENEGMVIPMMCCSPDFTHRDKSFRENEIQKQKRWIEMTDALGGKYCRVLSGQYRPELSVEEGIKLAKDCIEACLPYAQSLGITLIIENHYKDDFWEYPEFAQKRDIFTKLVKSIQHPNFGVNYDPSNTFLAGEDPLDLLYDVSERVLTMHASDRFLKYGTIEDLRKVEGGAVGYAKMLSHGEIGKGMNDYDAIFTELKRVGFDNWISIEDGVDGMDQLERSVAFLKKKIAQYWNR; encoded by the coding sequence ATGCCAAAACTCGCCGCCTTTCCGAAGGCCTTTATGCAGCAGCTCTGCAAAGATGGAAGTATGAAAATTGCCGATTGGGTTAAATTGGCAGCCCCGCTTCAGATCGATGGACTGGAGTGGTACGCTGGATTTTTGGAGATGGCTGATGAAAAAAACTGGTCCAAATTCCGACGAATGGTTGAAAACGAAGGTATGGTTATTCCGATGATGTGCTGTTCGCCTGATTTTACCCATCGGGATAAATCCTTCCGTGAAAATGAAATCCAAAAGCAAAAACGCTGGATTGAGATGACGGATGCCCTAGGTGGGAAATATTGCCGCGTTCTTTCCGGGCAATATCGTCCCGAACTCTCCGTGGAGGAAGGAATCAAACTCGCTAAAGACTGCATCGAGGCCTGTCTCCCCTACGCTCAAAGTCTGGGAATTACGCTGATTATCGAAAATCATTACAAAGATGACTTTTGGGAATATCCGGAATTTGCGCAGAAGCGAGACATTTTCACCAAACTGGTCAAGTCGATTCAGCATCCCAACTTTGGAGTGAATTACGATCCGAGCAATACGTTTTTGGCGGGAGAAGATCCCCTGGATTTGTTGTATGATGTCTCTGAGCGAGTCCTGACCATGCATGCGAGTGACCGATTTTTAAAATACGGCACAATTGAAGATTTGCGAAAAGTAGAAGGTGGTGCCGTAGGGTATGCGAAAATGCTCAGCCATGGAGAAATCGGCAAAGGCATGAATGATTACGATGCGATCTTCACTGAGCTCAAGCGAGTCGGCTTTGATAACTGGATCAGCATCGAAGACGGGGTGGATGGCATGGATCAGTTGGAGCGGAGTGTGGCGTTTTTGAAGAAGAAGATAGCGCAGTATTGGAACAGATAG
- a CDS encoding LacI family DNA-binding transcriptional regulator: MAEKRKITLKDIAKELNLSPSTVSRALNGYPSLSEETIQMVKDYAEKHNYIPNTMAVNFRKNRTSILGMIVPQIVHHFFSTTIDGAMETAKKHGYSIILAQSQDMLKDEIRASQHLLGMGVDGLLISVSNETKEAEHLQAFLDEGKPVVQFDKITDYLVSPKLVVDDFQSAYDAVTHLIKQGYRKIAHLSGRMDVKNAHERYKGYRKAIEDHGLEFREDWVKNCWEISEKEGMEFTKELMESGNAPDAIFCITDVVALGAMKHLQSKSIAIPQQVGIMGFSNWMLSDYTSPTLSSVDQHGKAMGSKAAELLIEILKNQDPVTDEFHEIKTELIIRESSQK, encoded by the coding sequence ATGGCTGAAAAACGGAAAATTACGCTTAAGGATATTGCCAAGGAATTAAACCTATCACCCTCCACCGTTTCAAGGGCGCTGAATGGCTATCCTTCGCTCTCCGAAGAAACGATTCAGATGGTCAAGGATTATGCTGAAAAGCACAATTACATTCCCAATACCATGGCGGTGAATTTCCGAAAAAACCGTACCTCCATTTTGGGAATGATTGTACCTCAGATCGTTCATCACTTTTTCTCCACGACGATTGATGGAGCCATGGAAACCGCCAAAAAACACGGCTACAGCATCATCTTAGCACAATCGCAGGACATGCTAAAAGACGAAATTCGAGCCAGCCAACACCTGCTCGGAATGGGAGTGGATGGCTTATTGATCTCAGTTTCCAATGAAACCAAAGAGGCAGAGCACCTTCAAGCTTTTTTGGATGAAGGAAAGCCCGTCGTCCAATTTGATAAGATCACAGACTACCTGGTTAGCCCAAAATTGGTGGTGGATGATTTTCAAAGTGCCTATGATGCTGTTACCCATTTGATCAAACAAGGATACCGCAAGATTGCCCATTTGAGCGGCAGAATGGATGTAAAAAATGCCCATGAACGCTACAAGGGTTATCGAAAAGCGATCGAAGACCATGGCTTGGAGTTCCGGGAAGATTGGGTTAAAAACTGCTGGGAAATCTCCGAAAAAGAAGGAATGGAATTCACGAAGGAACTTATGGAAAGTGGAAATGCGCCAGATGCGATCTTCTGTATTACAGATGTGGTAGCGCTTGGAGCGATGAAACACCTCCAATCCAAATCGATTGCAATTCCCCAGCAAGTCGGAATTATGGGATTTAGCAACTGGATGCTTTCAGATTATACCAGTCCGACTTTAAGTTCGGTCGATCAGCATGGAAAAGCAATGGGAAGTAAAGCTGCGGAACTATTAATTGAAATTCTCAAAAATCAGGACCCCGTAACGGATGAGTTTCATGAAATTAAAACGGAACTCATTATCCGGGAATCCTCCCAAAAATGA
- a CDS encoding fasciclin domain-containing protein, with the protein MNNLLKVAFAAFVFLSANVAFAQMGKTVEVGGAPMYPSKNIVENAVNSADHTTLVAAVKAAGLVETLQTAGPFTVFAPDNAAFAKLPAGTVETLLKPENKGQLTAVLTYHVVAGKMGSKDIADAIKKGNGKAILTTVQGGKLTAWMKGKDLYITDENGGQSKVTIADVWQSNGVIHSVDTVVLPKM; encoded by the coding sequence ATGAACAATTTATTGAAAGTGGCTTTCGCAGCCTTCGTCTTCTTGTCAGCAAATGTAGCTTTTGCCCAAATGGGAAAAACTGTAGAAGTGGGCGGTGCGCCGATGTATCCCTCCAAAAACATTGTGGAAAATGCGGTGAACTCTGCGGACCATACCACCTTGGTAGCAGCCGTAAAAGCAGCAGGACTGGTAGAAACCTTACAAACCGCCGGACCTTTCACCGTGTTTGCTCCAGATAATGCAGCTTTTGCTAAACTTCCAGCTGGAACAGTAGAGACTCTATTGAAGCCTGAAAACAAAGGTCAATTGACCGCAGTGCTCACCTACCATGTAGTAGCTGGCAAAATGGGCTCCAAGGATATCGCAGATGCAATCAAAAAAGGAAATGGAAAAGCGATCCTAACCACAGTGCAAGGAGGAAAATTGACTGCATGGATGAAGGGCAAAGACCTTTACATCACCGACGAAAACGGCGGTCAGTCTAAAGTCACCATTGCCGACGTATGGCAATCCAATGGGGTAATTCACTCGGTGGATACGGTAGTGCTACCAAAGATGTAA